A genomic window from Agreia sp. COWG includes:
- the aroQ gene encoding gamma subclass chorismate mutase AroQ, whose product MPRHTTLNSEKNRTSRLSRSMSIAVVLAIASSGALASGEAATAAELPATTATSFVAGADTLDPIGSLVEQRLALADPVAQSKWLSGKAITDTAREQAVVDEAVALAKKDGVDPALVERVVRDQIAASKVVQRGLISGWKHNPASAPKTAPDLTAIRPQLDSIDTALVAAIGNASAVANDPRCAHAVNTERGRTYPGMDSLHRKAIKAAWASFCAN is encoded by the coding sequence ATGCCACGTCATACCACCCTCAATTCCGAGAAGAATCGCACATCCCGCCTCAGCCGCTCGATGTCGATAGCGGTCGTCCTCGCGATCGCCTCGTCGGGAGCTCTCGCCTCCGGCGAAGCAGCGACGGCTGCCGAACTGCCCGCGACGACCGCAACCTCGTTCGTCGCGGGTGCCGACACACTCGACCCGATCGGTTCGCTCGTCGAGCAGCGGCTCGCCCTCGCCGACCCGGTGGCTCAATCGAAGTGGCTGAGCGGCAAGGCCATCACGGACACGGCGCGGGAACAGGCTGTCGTCGATGAGGCCGTTGCTCTCGCCAAGAAGGATGGGGTCGATCCAGCTCTGGTGGAGCGGGTCGTTCGGGATCAGATCGCCGCGAGCAAGGTCGTCCAACGAGGTCTCATCTCCGGCTGGAAGCACAACCCCGCGTCCGCTCCGAAGACCGCGCCCGACCTGACCGCGATCCGACCGCAGCTGGACTCGATCGACACGGCACTGGTGGCCGCCATAGGAAACGCCTCCGCGGTCGCCAACGACCCGCGATGTGCTCACGCGGTCAACACCGAGCGCGGTCGCACGTATCCCGGCATGGATTCCCTCCACCGGAAGGCCATCAAGGCCGCCTGGGCTTCCTTCTGCGCCAACTGA
- a CDS encoding ROK family glucokinase, whose translation MHAIGIDIGGTKIAGALVDEFGAIVRFDRRPTEPSDIQNIEDTVVAMIDELAEGTDVTSVGVAAAGFIDAAQSTVYYAPNISYRNEPFREKLERRVPFSVIIENDANAAGWAEFRYGAGRLVSDMCMLTIGTGVGGAIVTGDRLFRGGFGAAAELGHLRVVPDGLPCGCGARGCIEQYGSGRALLRFSNDLADAGGIGSALAATRARVGVLTGSEVSDLIQAGDPGALAALRELGHWIGQAAASLAAVLDPQLFVIGGGVAQAGDLLLDPIRQSFLDNLPARGYHPEPEFRIAELVNDAGVVGAADLARLYSAQI comes from the coding sequence ATGCACGCGATCGGCATCGATATCGGCGGAACGAAGATTGCCGGGGCCCTCGTCGACGAGTTCGGTGCGATCGTACGCTTCGACCGGCGCCCCACCGAGCCGTCCGACATCCAGAACATCGAGGACACGGTCGTCGCGATGATCGATGAGCTGGCCGAGGGTACCGACGTCACCTCGGTGGGAGTGGCAGCCGCAGGCTTCATCGATGCCGCCCAGTCGACGGTCTACTACGCACCCAACATCAGCTATCGCAATGAGCCGTTCCGAGAGAAGCTCGAGCGCCGCGTGCCGTTCAGCGTGATCATCGAGAACGACGCGAACGCCGCGGGCTGGGCCGAGTTCCGGTACGGGGCCGGCCGCCTCGTGAGCGACATGTGCATGCTCACCATCGGAACGGGGGTGGGTGGCGCGATCGTCACGGGCGACAGGCTCTTTCGCGGCGGGTTCGGGGCGGCCGCCGAGCTCGGCCATCTGCGCGTCGTGCCCGACGGCCTCCCGTGCGGCTGTGGCGCACGGGGCTGCATCGAACAGTACGGCTCCGGCAGGGCCCTGCTCCGCTTCTCGAACGATCTGGCGGATGCCGGCGGTATCGGTTCGGCCTTGGCCGCGACGCGGGCGCGTGTCGGCGTGCTGACCGGCTCCGAGGTCAGCGACCTCATCCAGGCGGGTGACCCGGGCGCCCTGGCTGCCCTGCGTGAGCTCGGACACTGGATCGGCCAGGCGGCCGCCAGCCTTGCGGCCGTGCTCGATCCGCAGCTCTTCGTGATCGGTGGTGGGGTCGCCCAGGCCGGTGACCTGCTGCTCGACCCCATCCGGCAGTCGTTTCTCGACAACCTGCCCGCACGGGGCTATCACCCTGAGCCCGAGTTCAGGATCGCCGAACTCGTGAACGACGCGGGAGTGGTCGGCGCCGCCGATCTCGCACGCCTCTACTCGGCTCAGATCTAA
- a CDS encoding long-chain fatty acid--CoA ligase → MQEFIVPAVVPAEPEANATDLLLARVAATPDAPLFAIPDGRDGWSDITAAEFLHRVRATAKGLIANGIQPGDKIGFMCKTRYEWTVVDFATWFAGAVLVPIYETSSPSQVQWNLSDSGAVALIVETADHFAKFDEVHPDLPLIEQVWQIDLGDLDKIASAATGVTDETLEAARSNAVGRDLATLIYTSGTTGRPKGCIITHSNFVELSRNSGVVMGEMLDNGASTLLFITTAHIFARFISVLCVHAGVKVGHQPDTKQLLNSLGSFRPTFLLAVPRVFEKVYNSSEQKAESGGKGAIFRTAAATAIEYSVAAEKGTIPWGLRLRFALYDRLVLSKIRAAMGGRVRYAVSGSAPLGYRLGHFYHSLGIKILEGYGLTETTAPATVNLVSKFKIGTVGPALPGVGVRVADDGEIQVTGINVFAGYWNNDEASRDAMDGAWFKTGDIGAFDADGFLTITGRKKEIIVTAAGKNVAPASLEDPIRSNPLIGQVVVVGDQKPFISALITLDPEMLPVWLANNAQPEHLTLAQAAQNPAVLAEIQRAVDAANSSVSRAESIRKFVVLDQDLTEDSGHLTPKLTIKRHVIVADFADDIERIYTTAPSTEGQSLIH, encoded by the coding sequence GTGCAAGAATTCATCGTTCCCGCCGTGGTGCCAGCAGAACCAGAGGCGAATGCAACAGACCTGCTCCTGGCCCGCGTCGCCGCAACGCCGGATGCCCCCCTGTTCGCGATTCCCGACGGCAGGGACGGCTGGTCCGACATCACGGCCGCCGAGTTCCTCCATCGGGTGCGGGCCACCGCGAAAGGCCTGATCGCCAACGGTATCCAGCCGGGCGACAAGATCGGCTTCATGTGCAAGACCCGTTACGAGTGGACGGTCGTGGATTTCGCGACGTGGTTCGCGGGAGCCGTGCTCGTTCCCATCTATGAGACCTCGTCACCCAGCCAGGTGCAGTGGAATCTCAGCGACTCCGGCGCTGTCGCCTTGATCGTCGAGACGGCCGACCACTTCGCCAAGTTCGATGAGGTCCATCCCGATCTGCCGCTCATCGAACAGGTATGGCAGATAGATCTGGGCGACCTCGACAAGATCGCGTCCGCCGCAACGGGAGTCACCGACGAAACACTCGAGGCCGCCAGGTCGAATGCCGTCGGCCGCGACCTCGCCACTCTCATCTACACCTCCGGCACGACCGGTCGCCCGAAGGGCTGCATCATCACCCACTCGAACTTCGTCGAGCTCAGCCGCAACTCGGGCGTCGTCATGGGTGAGATGCTCGACAACGGAGCGTCGACGCTGCTCTTCATCACCACGGCGCACATCTTCGCCCGCTTCATCTCTGTTCTCTGCGTGCACGCAGGCGTCAAGGTCGGCCACCAGCCCGATACGAAACAGCTCCTCAATTCCCTCGGCAGCTTCCGACCGACATTCCTTCTCGCCGTTCCTCGCGTCTTCGAGAAGGTCTACAACTCGTCGGAGCAGAAGGCCGAGAGCGGTGGCAAAGGGGCGATCTTCCGTACGGCGGCGGCCACGGCCATCGAGTATTCCGTGGCTGCCGAGAAAGGCACGATTCCCTGGGGGCTGCGACTGCGTTTCGCGCTCTACGACAGACTCGTGCTCTCGAAGATTCGTGCCGCCATGGGGGGCCGCGTGCGGTACGCCGTGTCGGGGTCGGCGCCGCTCGGCTACCGGCTCGGCCACTTTTATCACAGCCTCGGCATCAAGATCCTCGAGGGATACGGCCTGACGGAGACGACCGCGCCGGCGACAGTGAACCTCGTGTCGAAGTTCAAGATCGGTACCGTCGGCCCCGCACTCCCGGGCGTAGGTGTGCGGGTTGCCGACGACGGCGAGATCCAGGTGACGGGAATCAACGTGTTCGCCGGCTACTGGAACAACGACGAGGCCTCACGCGATGCGATGGACGGGGCCTGGTTCAAGACCGGAGACATCGGCGCCTTCGACGCCGATGGCTTCCTCACCATCACGGGGCGAAAGAAGGAGATCATCGTCACCGCGGCGGGAAAGAATGTGGCGCCCGCATCACTCGAAGACCCGATCAGGTCCAATCCCCTCATCGGGCAGGTCGTCGTCGTGGGTGACCAGAAGCCATTCATCTCCGCACTGATCACGCTCGACCCCGAGATGCTGCCCGTCTGGCTGGCGAACAACGCACAGCCCGAACACCTCACTCTCGCCCAGGCGGCGCAGAATCCGGCCGTACTGGCTGAAATCCAGCGGGCTGTCGACGCAGCGAACAGCTCCGTGTCGCGCGCCGAGTCCATTCGCAAGTTCGTCGTCCTCGACCAGGACCTCACTGAAGACTCGGGCCATCTCACACCGAAGCTCACGATCAAAAGGCACGTCATCGTGGCGGACTTCGCAGACGATATCGAACGCATCTACACGACCGCGCCGTCGACAGAGGGGCAATCGCTCATCCACTAG
- a CDS encoding 1-acyl-sn-glycerol-3-phosphate acyltransferase, whose product MFYWIMKNLIAGPIVLTVFRPWIRGLENIPRSGGAILASNHLSFIDSVILPLVLSRRVSFLAKSDYFTGKGIKGALVRGFFLATGQLPIDRSGGKASEASLNTGLGVLGRGDLLGIYPEGTRSPDAKMYRGRTGVARMVLEAGVPVIPVAMVDTHKVMAIGTKIPKVRRVGVIIGEPLDFSRFEGLESDRFILRSITDEIMYELQRLSGQEYADVYATSVKEKRASVAR is encoded by the coding sequence ATGTTCTACTGGATCATGAAGAACCTGATCGCCGGGCCGATCGTTCTCACGGTATTTCGACCGTGGATAAGAGGTCTCGAAAACATTCCCCGGTCGGGAGGGGCAATCCTCGCCAGTAATCACCTCTCGTTCATCGACTCGGTCATCCTTCCGCTCGTTCTCTCGAGGAGGGTGTCCTTTCTCGCAAAGAGCGACTACTTCACGGGCAAGGGAATCAAGGGGGCGCTGGTTCGTGGCTTCTTCCTCGCCACCGGGCAGCTGCCCATCGACCGCTCCGGCGGCAAGGCGTCCGAGGCGTCGTTGAACACGGGGCTCGGCGTCCTAGGCCGCGGCGACCTGCTCGGCATCTATCCCGAGGGCACGCGAAGCCCAGACGCCAAGATGTATCGCGGGCGCACGGGTGTCGCCCGCATGGTGCTCGAGGCGGGGGTCCCCGTGATCCCGGTAGCCATGGTCGATACCCACAAAGTCATGGCCATCGGAACGAAGATCCCGAAGGTCAGGCGAGTTGGCGTCATCATCGGCGAGCCGCTAGATTTCTCTAGGTTCGAAGGACTGGAATCCGACCGATTCATCCTCCGGAGCATCACCGACGAAATCATGTACGAGCTGCAGCGGCTCTCGGGCCAGGAATACGCAGACGTCTACGCGACTTCGGTAAAGGAGAAGCGGGCGAGCGTCGCCCGCTGA